A portion of the Chromobacterium sp. IIBBL 290-4 genome contains these proteins:
- a CDS encoding phage portal protein: protein MNKPRRSHNHPHAPATPAAPSAPASTPLAFSFGEPVPVLDRRELMDYLQCVDNGRWYEPPVSWDGLARSLRANVHHASALTVKRNVLVSTFKPHRLLSRSAFSAWLMDYLVFGNAYLQAITNRLGGVMELKPARAKYVRRAKDLAGFWWVPGFDQEQLLAGHVLHLMDADINQEVYGLPEYLAALQSAWLNESATLFRRKYYLNGSHAGFILYMTDAANNEQDIDNLRKALRDSKGPGNFKNLFMYAPNGKKDGLQLLPISEVTAKDEFLNIKNVTRDDVLAAHRVPPQLLGVIPGNAGGFGDAPKAAGVFYENEIKPLQLRLQEVNDWLEEEVIQFGEYALAAVA from the coding sequence ATGAACAAACCTCGCCGCAGCCATAACCATCCCCACGCCCCGGCGACGCCGGCGGCGCCATCCGCGCCGGCCAGCACGCCGCTGGCGTTTTCCTTCGGCGAGCCGGTGCCGGTGCTGGACCGGCGCGAACTGATGGACTATCTGCAATGCGTGGACAATGGCCGCTGGTATGAGCCGCCAGTCAGTTGGGACGGCCTGGCGCGCAGCCTGCGCGCCAACGTCCATCACGCCAGCGCCTTGACGGTAAAGCGCAATGTGCTGGTCAGCACCTTTAAGCCGCATCGGCTGCTGAGCCGGTCGGCGTTCAGCGCCTGGCTGATGGATTATCTGGTGTTCGGCAATGCCTACCTGCAAGCCATCACCAACCGGCTGGGCGGCGTCATGGAGCTGAAGCCGGCGCGCGCCAAGTATGTGCGCCGCGCCAAAGACCTGGCCGGGTTCTGGTGGGTGCCGGGTTTCGACCAAGAGCAGCTGCTGGCCGGCCACGTGCTGCATTTGATGGACGCGGACATCAATCAGGAGGTGTACGGCCTGCCGGAATACCTGGCTGCGCTGCAATCGGCCTGGCTCAACGAGTCCGCCACGCTGTTCCGCCGCAAGTATTACCTCAACGGCTCGCACGCCGGCTTCATCCTCTACATGACCGACGCCGCCAACAATGAGCAGGACATCGACAACCTGCGCAAGGCGCTGCGCGACAGCAAGGGGCCAGGCAATTTCAAGAATCTGTTTATGTACGCGCCGAACGGCAAGAAAGACGGGCTGCAGCTGCTCCCCATCAGCGAAGTGACGGCCAAGGATGAATTCCTCAACATCAAGAACGTGACCCGCGACGATGTGTTGGCCGCGCACCGGGTGCCGCCGCAGCTGCTGGGCGTGATTCCCGGCAACGCCGGCGGCTTCGGCGACGCGCCCAAGGCGGCCGGTGTGTTCTACGAAAACGAGATCAAGCCGCTACAGCTGCGATTGCAGGAGGTCAACGACTGGCTGGAGGAGGAGGTGATCCAGTTTGGGGAGTATGCGTTGGCAGCAGTTGCATAA